A window of the Pseudoliparis swirei isolate HS2019 ecotype Mariana Trench chromosome 13, NWPU_hadal_v1, whole genome shotgun sequence genome harbors these coding sequences:
- the mrtfab gene encoding myocardin related transcription factor Ab isoform X13, producing MPPLKSPAAFHEQRRSLERARTEDYLKRKIRSRPERSELIRMHILEVCSAETSAEPSLQAKQLQLKRARLADDLNDKISHRPGPIELVHKNILSVDGQVHSPPDSQKGESSSLDEDSSDALSPDQLTNHDSPPSAIAQPSPSDGNVSSAQFITPSPPPPLPPPPPPPPPPQVNGSDSSPFTNGTMVTLTNSRPSTGHVKSQSKMSSDRPSQRSKKPKDSKPKVKKLKYHQYIPPDQKADKERPLEMDSSYAKLLHQQQLFLQLQILNQQQQHYNYHTILPAPPKPTTEQHPTANSGPSPSRSVPTTTTPVPSNQSGAARQSQTAVGGAKPGTLPANLEEFKVAELKQELKLRSLTVSGTKSDLIERLRNYQEINGGAAAVLKNGNLQGVISAAGAVTSSPTTTTAADHQFREGGFKLDLSSLAQVIPGRVMRFGSTSSSPPMSPTPSERSLAGMSPDETSCNGDMFGEMVSSPLTQLTLHPSPQHPSNMSPLSKVKEETQSSCSLSRPSPGLCQPPEPLCGVAMDTSSFEKDQMLQEKDKQIEELTRMLRQKQRLVETLRSQLEQGKTPGVGIVLKREDSEKSRTPEVKLQTLIKASAIQPPTLPNGIVVKVKKEAEPEEGMEGVTEGLQAKKAAQPMQCSQETLLRLQQIHRLQLQQAEQQKQTLQLKQQQLQRAAEAVSNPQKLQQQQQKKEAHVLLQQQQQLQQLIIQQTQQKQLQAQQKLSQQKLAQLKQTQGPVQLSQQKNQVQLKQVQVQIQRPSGTQTQHRKQLRAQQRQQERRPTAAVATQQASPVFTNPQNGTLIQTQALSLDLLKANGTPTLVTDSNGNHYLIALTGHTADGQNGGSSLAKANGRITLQRLQSTPSKLPSTDNQSKEPPEAEPIKKGLKGGLHLDTNGVPQPNLSVTAPPNLQPFFEDMSDGESQSNLISSLKREEACPPYDRHTLFTPPSPKPNASLPTQRSKQENGINSQQMDDLFDILLKSGEIPGFKATPDPSLAPLLSGPPSPPSPPSPLHLSPPSPPEPLVSPRPPAGGPCVGSGRLEDFLEITTGGPLLGVEPGGGLTLIHDLHSQMLSTPSILDHRSSPMDMCDLGFSPHSAGLDFCDPTLDSMDWLDISMVGGGGGAGGGRGGAGDGDGGTSLAPLAPHTPPSVFSTDFLDSSDLQLHWESCL from the exons ATGCCAC CACTGAAGAGCCCGGCAGCCTTTCACGAGCAGCGGAGGAGTCTGGAGCGAGCGAGG ACCGAGGACTACCTGAAGAGAAAGATCCGGAGTCGTCCCGAGCGTTCCGAGCTGATCAGGATGCACATCCTGGAG GTATGCTCCGCAGAGACGTCGGCGGAGCCGTCGCTGCAGGCCAAGCAGCTGCAGCTGAAGCGAGCGCGGCTGGCCGACGACCTCAACGACAAGATCTCCCACCGACCCGGGCCCATCGAGCTGGTGCACAAGAACATCCTGTCTGTGGACGGCCAAGTGCACTCACCGCCgg ATTCTCAGAAGGGAGAGAGCTCGTCTTTAGACGAAGACAGCAGCGACGCGCTGTCGCCGGACCAGCTGACCAATCACGACTCTCCCCCGAGTGCCATCGCTCAGCCGTCCCCCTCCGACGGGAACGTGTCCTCCGCACAG TTCATCACAccgtcgcctcctcctcctcttcctcctcctccgccaccgcctcctcctccccaggtgAATGGGTCAGACTCCTCCCCATTCACAAATGGGACGATGGTGACCTTAACAAACTCCCGCCCCTCCACTGGACATGTCAAG TCTCAGTCTAAGATGAGTTCAGACCGTCCTTCACAGAGATCCAAGAAACCAAAGGACAGCAAACCCAAG GTGAAGAAGCTGAAGTACCACCAGTACATCCCTCCGGACCAGAAGGCCGATAAAGAGCGTCCGCTGGAGATGGACTCGTCCTACGCCaagctcctccaccagcagcagcttttCCTGCAGCTGCAGATCCTCAACCAGCAACAGCAGCACTATAACTACCACACCATCCTGCCCGCCCCCCCCAA GCCGACGACCGAGCAGCATCCGACAGCAAActctggcccctccccctcccgcaGTGTTCCCACGACGACCACGCCCGTCCCCTCCAATCAGAGCGGGGCTGCCCGGCAGAGTCAAActgcagtgggaggagccaaacCAGGCACTCTGCCCGCCAACCTGGAAGAGTTCAAA GTCGCCGAGTTAAAACAGGAACTGAAGTTGCGTAGTTTGACCGTCTCGGGCACCAAGAGCGATCTGATCGAGCGGCTCCGCAACTACCAGGAGATAAATGGCGGCGCCGCGGCGGTTTTGAAAAATGGCAACCTGCAGGGCGTGATCTCAGCCGCCGGCGCCGTCACGTCCTCTCCGACCACAACCACCGCCGCCGACCACCAATTCAGAGAGGGCGGGTTTAAGTTGGACCTGTCGTCGTTGGCTCAGGTGATTCCAGGACGGGTCATGCGATTCGGCAGCACCAGCTCCAGCCCTCCGATGTCGCCCACTCCCTCCGAGAGGTCGCTGGCCGGGATGAGTCCGGATGAGACGAGCTGTAATGGAGACATGTTCGGAGAGATG GTGAGCTCTCCCCTGACCCAGCTCACTCTGCACCCTTCTCCTCAGCACCCGTCGAACATGTCTCCGCTCTCCAAGGTCAAAGAGGAGACGCAGAGCTCGTGCAGCCTTTCCAGGCCTTCGCCCGGCTTGTGTCAGCCTCCGGAGCCCCTGTGTGGCGTTGCCATGGATACGTCCTCTTTTGAAAAGGACCAGATGCTCCAGGAGAAGGACAAGCAGATTGAGGAGTTGACCCGGATGCTGAGGCAGAAGCAGCGGCTGGTGGAGACCCTCCGGTCCCAACTGGAGCAGGGCAAGACGCCCGGCGTGGGGATCGTGTTGAAGAGGGAAGACAGTGAGAAGAGTAGAACCCCAGAGGTTAAACTTCAAACTCTGATAAAAGCCTCTGCCATTCAGCCCCCCACTCTGCCCAACGGCATCGTGGTGAAGGTGAAGAAGGAGGCGGAGCCcgaggaggggatggagggagtaACGGAGGGGCTGCAGGCAAAGAAAGCGGCGCAGCCGATGCAGTGCTCTCAGGAGACTCTGCTCAGGCTGCAGCAGATTCATCGGCTGCAGCTCCAACAGGCCGAGCAGCAGAAACAGACACTGCAGCTCAAGCAGCAGCAACTGCAGAGAGCGGCGGAGGCCGTGTCCAACCCTCAgaagctccagcagcagcagcagaagaaaGAGGCCCACGTcctgctccagcagcagcagcagctgcagcaactCATCATACAGCAAACTCAACAGAAACAGCTCCAGGCGCAGCAGAAACTCAGTCAACAGAAGCTGGCGCAGCTCAAACAAACTCAAGGGCCGGTTCAACTAAGCCAACAGAAGAACCAGGTTCAGCTGAAGCAGGTTCAGGTTCAGAtccagaggccttcagggacccagacccagcacaggaagcagctgagggctcagcagcggcagcaggagAGGCGACCAACGGCAGCTGTCGCCACGCAACAG GCGAGCCCAGTCTTTACCAACCCACAGAACGgcactctgatccaaactcagGCTCTTTCGTTGGACCTCCTCAAGGCCAATGGCACACCGACACTCGTCACCGACAGCAACGGCAACCACTACCTGATCGCTCTCACCGGCCACACCGCGGACGGACAGAACGGAGGCTCCTCATTGGCCAAAGCCAACGGCCGCATCACACTGCAG agGTTGCAGTCGACTCCAAGTAAACTCCCCAGCACTGACAACCAATCAAAGGAGCCACCAGAGGCCGAGCCAATCAAAAAG GGACTGAAGGGAGGACTCCACCTGGACACCAACGGCGTCCCTCAACCCAACCTCTCCGTCACCGCGCCGCCCAACCTGCAGCCTTTCTTTGAAGACATGTCGGACGGGGAAAGCCAAAGCAACTTAATCTCGTCGCTCAAG agagaggaggcgtgTCCGCCGTATGATCGGCACACACTGTtcacccctccctctcccaaACCCAACGCCTCCCTTCCTACTCAACGCTCTAAA CAGGAGAATGGCATCAACAGTCAGCAAATGGACGACCTGTTTGACATCCTGCTCAAGAGTGGAG AAATCCCCGGCTTCAAGGCCACCCCGGACCCGTCCCTCGCCCCTCTCCTCTCCGGACCACCCTCCccgccctctcctccgtctcccctccacctctcccctccttcccctcccgaGCCTCTCGTCTCCCCGCGGCCTCCCGCCGGCGGGCCGTGCGTGGGCAGCGGACGCCTGGAAGACTTCCTGGAGATCACGACGGGCGGCCCCCTGCTGGGCGTGGAGCCCGGCGGCGGCCTGACGCTGATCCACGACCTTCACAGCCAGATGCTGAGCACGCCGAGCATCCTGGACCACCGCTCCTCCCCGATGGACATGTGCGACCTCGGCTTCTCCCCCCACTCCGCGGGGCTGGACTTTTGCGACCCCACCCTGGACAGCATGGACTGGCTGGATATCTCCATGgtggggggcggcggcggcgcaggCGGAGGAAGAGGCGGAGCCGGCGACGGAGACGGCGGAACGAGCCTGGCGCCGCTGGCGCCGCACACTCCACCCAGCGTCTTCTCGACGGATTTTCTGGACAGCTCGGACCTGCAGCTGCACTGGGAGTCGTGTCTGTag